The following nucleotide sequence is from bacterium.
TTCACCATCGCCGACTTCTTCATATACCACGAGTAGGCAAGATAAATCCCCACCAAAGCCACGACTACCGAAAGAATCATAACCAGATATTCGGTGGACAGACTCGCGTGATGGGCAGGCTCTTCGCCGTGTCCCACCGGATGGATCACGGGATCGAGCCACTGGCCGAACCAGTTGTGGCCGCCCAGCGCATGGGGAAGGCCAATGTAGCCGCCGATTACCGACAGAACCGCCAAGACCATCAACGGCACGGTCATCGTTCTCGGCGATTCGTGGAGATGGTGCTCGGCTGATTTCGGACCGCGGAATTTGCCGAAGAACGTCAGGTAGAGTAGCCGGAACATATAGAAAGCCGTGCAGAAGGCGGCGATGATACCGATGATCCAAAGAACGTGGTGTCCGCCCTCGAACGTCTTCCAGAGAATCTCATCCTTCGAGAAGAATCCCGCCAGTCCCGGCACTCCGGCAATGGCGAGTGTGGCGATCAGGAAGGTTCTGTAGGTCACGGGCATTTTCTCCTTCAGCCCGCCCATGTGTCGGATATCCTGTTCGCCGCCCACGCCGTGAATGACCGATCCGGACCCTAAAAAGAGGAGTCCCTTGAAAAACGCGTGGGTCATTAAGTGGAAAATCGCCGCCACGTACGCTCCCACTCCGCAGGCCAGAAACATGAATCCAAGCTGACTCACCGTCGAGTAGGCGAGTACTTTTTTGATGTCATTCTGCACCAGGCCGATGGTGGCGGCAAAGATCGCCGTTCCCGCTCCGACTCCGGCTACGACGTCCAGGGCAACGGGAGAAAGCGCGAACAGGAAGTTCGAACGCACCACCATATAGACGCCGGCCGTGACCATCGTGGCCGCGTGAATAAGGGCGCTGACCGGCGTCGGTCCGGCCATCGCGTCGGGCAGCCATACATACAGCGGAAACTGGGCCGACTTCCCGACCGCTCCCATAAACAACAACAAACAGATTGCCGTAATCACGCCCGCGCCGGTTCCGTACAGTCCCGCCATCGGAACGAGTTTCGAGAAATGAACCGTCCCGAACGTCGTCCAGATCAGGAAAATCGCGAGCAGAAAACCGAAATCACCAATACGGTTG
It contains:
- the nuoL gene encoding NADH-quinone oxidoreductase subunit L — its product is MLDLAFLIPIFPFVGVLVNGLFMRRAGERPVGIFGSAMIGLSFVFACGAFFQMLGMPAHERHFEIELFSWIAAGRFEAPVAFLIDPLSLIMMLVVTGVSFLIHVYSIGYMHGDGGFRRYFVYLNLFVFFMLLLVMSNNFLLMFVGWEGVGLCSYLLIGFWYTDEAKASAGKKAFIVNRIGDFGFLLAIFLIWTTFGTVHFSKLVPMAGLYGTGAGVITAICLLLFMGAVGKSAQFPLYVWLPDAMAGPTPVSALIHAATMVTAGVYMVVRSNFLFALSPVALDVVAGVGAGTAIFAATIGLVQNDIKKVLAYSTVSQLGFMFLACGVGAYVAAIFHLMTHAFFKGLLFLGSGSVIHGVGGEQDIRHMGGLKEKMPVTYRTFLIATLAIAGVPGLAGFFSKDEILWKTFEGGHHVLWIIGIIAAFCTAFYMFRLLYLTFFGKFRGPKSAEHHLHESPRTMTVPLMVLAVLSVIGGYIGLPHALGGHNWFGQWLDPVIHPVGHGEEPAHHASLSTEYLVMILSVVVALVGIYLAYSWYMKKSAMVKSLGETSLHKLLLNKYWVDQIYDGAISQPLVKGSELTSKHFDLGVIDGLVNGVGAFFTTIGGAVRRVQTGAVPNYLLFMGVGVLALLATFIVAAFQ